DNA sequence from the Vicia villosa cultivar HV-30 ecotype Madison, WI linkage group LG3, Vvil1.0, whole genome shotgun sequence genome:
ACGGAATCCATCACCGATTCGGGTACTGCAATGCTTTCGGTGTCTTGTTCAGTTGGTTTAACCATTTTgaggtgaattgatggaaatggAAGTAAGTAGCTTCGATACTGGTGACTGTGACGACGGCGGTGGAGGGTGGACGGTGGAGCAAGAAGTTGAAAGCTAGGGCTTCAAGTTAGCAATGATGAGGATTacttgatattttttattttatttgataataaaattaaatatttgttatttattttaaactatttatttcattttaactatatattattattattattattattattattattattattattattaattttttttagtcaaAAGTATCATTTAGAGGTTAATGGAATGATGCCCTTTTCAATTTGCATTCTTGCATGAGATATTTCTTTCTACACAGACACAGTTAAGAGTCGGAATAAATTGTGTTGAGTTAAGTTTTGTCAAACTTAAATTTGACTTATAatatatcataaacttatttttaaGCATGAGTCGAAAGATTTTATTAAATTGTTATCCTACTTAAAGTCtgttttatttgatatattttatttaaatatatgtaAATAAAGATTAGTATTTATTTAAACTAGAAAACTTAAAGATTAATGATAGTGAgattatgtttggattgatggaacatAACGGAGCGGAGCAGAATGGAACATAACGGAACGGAGTAGAGCGGAGTGGAATGGAATAAAGATCTCACTTTattgtttgattattttatttaaaatttctcaTTCCAtccagggccggtcctttgaatttgggtgccttgggTGAATTAAAAGTGTGGTGCCCCTATAACTTTTTGACAATAAATACATAAGattaaagaaataattggataaaaaacacattttctttTGACATTCTACAAAAAAAGTAGAAAATAtagatctttgaatcaatgtttatactacaccaaaacataaatcactataaagagccttattattcttcttcttgatcccgTCTTTTTTCCTATAAAACAATTGATCaaactttttaaattatttaaatatcatcctcttagcattttttgttgcaacatcgttaataatttgttcataatcaaggttcctccaaaaaatattttcaattgaaatcaacgcaagactatttaatctatcttgtgacatagtagacCTCAAATGAGATTTTAAGAATTTTAATTTAGAATAAATTCTTTCAGCAGatgtgtaacgccccgaatttaattaattatttaattaaattaaatcaaggatttattcgttggaattagtcgaagtcgggatttatcggtattattctaaaggcgtaattgtattaatatgttgatttgagaagttaagtttatggtcggattaattaatcggattagtcggagaaatacaatcgcgagttggtattaattaagttatggagcaattgtagttgtgggatattattgggaataatatttgttatgttatgtgattattcaattatgtgtgttatttggcttaattgagtaattagaggaatattatgaattgggcctaagtggaagaaatataacacaatgagactggattgtgggttaagcccaattaaaaaaaaagaaggatagtaagagagttagggttttagagacataactctcatttgaaaaaagaagagaaagaagagaaattacattcttttattaagtagtgcccctataattttgttattcagtatttaaaaaaaaaaattattagcaagtatttttgtaatagaacattctcttttaatatataaaggggtaagaattttttttggtgcccctaaaattttggggccctgggctcccgccccgcgagcccgtgctcagggccacccctgatTCCATCACATACACCACAAATTAGATGGAATAAAAAAATGGGAATTGTATGGAATGAGATAGAATGGATTCCATCATGTTACATTCCATCTATTATTTGTAAATTCAAACTATGGAATCTCATTAATTACCATACCATATCATTCCATCTCATACCACCAATacaaacatagcctaagagttTGTTTGAATCGGTTTATCTTGGCTTACTTAGTAACGTAAGTTTTATGAGCCAATTTATTTTGGGAAAATTTGTGGAAACAACTTAAGAATGGTTCATAAAATGTTCTCAACCTATTTCATTAGTTTTTTATGATAACTAAGcttatatttgtattttaattcaaagtgcAACTAACTATGCGATAAaacttatatataattttttaggtGCGGTTTttactattttccaataaaaatatgacaagtgtacttAAATAGTCATTTATAGACTAAAAACGGGAGGAAATTGTATATGTGTATGAGCAAATTATACACTAGTCAAACTCACGAGTCTACTCAGACTCGCAAAGGATACGTAGATCCGAATCTTTCTGACTCGTATGGgtctataaatttttttaaaaataactttcaAAAATCTGCCAGTGACACATATATGATGCACATATATACTTATAAACATGTAATGtcttatatatatgacaaatatatataatagaataccAATTAACATCAAATGTTAAATTTCATAATATATAACAATCTTCTTAACAAAAAACCTcaataataaaacaaacaaaataacaaaGTGTGTGGCTAAAGACTTAAAGTACTAAGTCCTTCTTAATTGGATACTGCATAAaggaaaaaaatcacaaaacaaatatattaatggcttcaaaaattcaaagctccAGTGAAATCACCACCAAAAATGTCATCACCAACATCTTCATCAATATCTTGACTCTCATCACCAACATCTACATTATGAAACACCTTCTTCATAATTAATCAAATTTGGATTGCTTGAAGTTCCATTTCCACCTAATCAACATTGTCGTTGCCACCACTTTGCacaacattagtaacaacaacatTAACATTAGCTTCCACAACATTGTTAACTATGATATCATTTTGCTCAACATTAACTTTAGTTTGCATATTTTGTTCATTAGGATCTTAAGTTATCCATTCATCATGTGAATAaatatcttcaaatgaaaaaataatattttttactcttccttttctacttttcaacttcaaaatGTACATTACATAAATCAAGTTATTCATCTTTTTTTATGCaatccatttcttctctttgtatGAACCTACAAAGTAAATAATAATTCAACTCAACatatctaaataaataaaaatcaagtctataaacaaaaaaatttggcACATACCGAATGCTATATCAAGGGCGATTATAGTAATCTAGAGCAAAAAAATATAAAGACACTATGGAACTGACATCCGGAGTTCTTGACACATCGCAACAATAGCGAAATAGTCACCATGCCTCACTTGTGAAAGATCAGGCAACTTTGAAATATAGTGGAAGACACACTGAGAAATTCATGCCATTGAACACTCACCGGGATCATATATGGCATGAAGTCTTCAACACCCTTGATATTCCCCCTCCACCAACTCCCAAGTCTGCACTATGGGGTCTGACCCTGATAAATGGTGTGAGTATCATAAGGTGAAGGGTCACAACACATAGAATTGCTACTGACTAAGAAAGAGAtcaaatgattcattcaaaaGAATCATTTAAATTAGCAAGTCTAGGCGGTCCCCACCAGCCAGGAGGCAGATCCAAGCCTCAAGGGCGAGATCCACGCAAAAACCCCATATCCAAGAAGTGAAAAGAGTAGGGAGAGGAGGACCAACCAGTCTGCCACACTCTCAGTAGCATAGTTAGAGGTTTGCTGGGGGGAGAATCTAGCTCCTCCTGCAGAAGATACGCCCCACAAGTTATGATTGTGGAAGATTCTTTCACCAACTCCAAACCAGGCTTAAGGAACACTTAATAACCTAAAATATCTTTCTCTGCTAAGGACGTCACTGAAATTCTTCCTCCCCATAATGACGATTGAGAGATCAAGCCAAAATTGATTAACCAGGAGAGTTCTGCAGATATCCTCTATTGGAACACATTTAAAAGGCTAGAATTAGATTGAGACAACCTTCGAGCATTTTATGGCTCATTAGTCGGCTTATTTGCCGAGCAGGGGTTGGTGGAGAGCTACATCATTGTAAAGAAAATATTTGGGTTAAattaaattgtgaaaaatgataaAGGTCAAGTGCCTTGTGATCAACGTCATGTCCtagtataatataattataagtaCGTCCACCTTCAACCTTTTGGGTTCTGCCATATCAACTTTGTATCAATGCATGAAGTACATGTTGCCTACAAATGTTATCAAGATAGCTTGACAATAAGTAAGGTGACAACAAGTGTAATCAATATTTCGCCACCAGACGTGCAGAAGGTGAACTTCATGGATATGAACCTCATAATAGATCCCAAAAAGGAAAGGTAGGTGCCCATTGAAGATCCAAAAGAGATTCGGGCTAAACCCCAAAAGCTCCATGCCATCAAGCAAGGCACCACCACAACAGGAACAAAAGAATATGCATTTCTCACCATACTTATGAAGAACAAAAATTAGTCAGGTAACAACAATAGGCATTTCTCATCATACTTATTGATTCAAACATTTTTATATATTGAAAGAATTATAGACacctcttttaaaaaatatattttattttcattatattttagaaataaattcGCGTATCAATCttctttcatatttattttttcatataatttttatttaactatcctatttaattttttatacaaaataaatCATCTAAAACAAATAACAAATGAACGTACCACaccggtacccgtgcgaacgcacggagaTCCCACTAGTTAATGTTTAAAACTCTTATTAAATGTTTTCATgtattttcaatttcatttttaatattaatattttaacttaaaaattttaacaATTTATGCATTCATCTCTGTGGAGGGATTATGTTAATCATCTTTAtacatatcattttaattttatatatttgtaaaagcaatatttatatcataaaaatataataatgataatattaacaaaaaatctttttttatttaaaatgcaATATCAAATGCggttattttgaatatttatttaagaAGAGAAAAAAAGCCAAGTTAGTGATAACGTGATAGTGCCACTTCCATCGTTCAAAGCTCTGTCAAAAATATCCAAACCCGAAACTTCAGCAAAATCTCCACTGTCTCTGACCGCGTCTTTCAATAACTATTAGCACCCCCAGATTTTCCCAGTTACACCTCAATCACAGTAACACAGGTTAATCACTTCCAATTTCTCCTTCAATGTCATTATTCTGAATTTCAATCCTTCATTTTCATACAAATTTTTTGCGTTTCTATGACTGTCTCACTTCTCTGTTCCTCAACAACCACGTGTTGTAACAGTATGCAATTTTGCTTTACTTTAACTGATACCAATTTCTATGTACTCACCAATCATGGGTTGTTCAGAGGTGGAACCAATTTCGTCAAAATGAAAACTTTTTCCAATGGGTCTTtgttaaattggaagaaaaatggAAGAAAGCATGTGGGTCATCGTGCATTTAGGACTAGATGTACACATGAAAGTGATTTAGTTGTGGTAAAAGGTAAGAAGAACAAAACTAAAGTGTCTTCTGAAGAAGTTATGACAGTTTTGAAGTCTATTTCTGATCCAAATTCTGTTTTTTCATACTTTAAGTTAGTTTCGCAGTTGCCTAAATTTGTGCATACCACTGATGCTTGCAATTACATGCTTGAGTTTTTGAGAGAACATGGGAGGGTTGAGGATATGGTTTTTGTGTTTAATTTGATgcaaaagcaagttatttacagGAGTTTGGATACTTACATGACTATTTTCAAGGCTCTTTCGATTAAAGGTGGAATTGGAAGAGCGAATTTTGCACTTTGTAAGATGAAGCAAGCTGGGTTTATCTTGAATGCGTATTCGTATAATGGTTTGATTTATATGCTGTTGCCTGGTTTTTGTAAAGAGGCGTTGATGGTTTACAGGAGAATGATCTCAGAAGGGATGAAGCCTAGCATGAAGACGTATTCGGCGTTGATGGTTGCGTTGGGGAGGAGAAGAGACACGGAGAATATTATGAAATTGTTGGAAGAAATGAAGAGGATAGGTTTGAGGCCGAATATATACACGTATACGATATGTATTAGAGCTCTTGGAAGGGCGGGGAGAATTGATGATGCGTGGGGGATTTTTAAGGAAATGGACGATGAAGGATGCGGGCCTGATGTTATCACGTATACGGTTCTTATTGATGCTCTTTGTGCCGCAGGGAAGCTTGACAAGGCTGAGGAGCTATATGTAAAGATGAGAGCGAGCGATCATAGTCCGGATCGGGTGACATACATTACATTGATGGACAAGTTTGGTAAAGTTGGGGACTTGGAAAAAGTGGAAAGATTCTGGAATGAGATGGAAGCTGATGATTATGCCCCTGATGTGGTCACCTACACTATACTTATCGAGGCTTTATGCAAATCTGGTGATGTTGATCGTGCATTCTCTATGTTAGATGTGATGACAAGGGAaggaattttaccaaatcttcataCTTACAACACATTGATATGTGGATTTTTGAAGGCTAGAAAATTAGACAAGGCAATAGAACTTTTTGAAAATATGGAATCTGTGGGTGTTAAACCAACTGCTTTTTCTTATGTTCTTTTCATTGATTATTATGGAAAATTAGGTGATCCTGGAAAAGCTCTCGACACATTTGAAAAGATGAAAGAGAGAGGCATTATGCCAAGCATAGCAGCGTGCAATGCATCGTTGTATACTCTTGCAGAGACAGGTCAGATCAAAGAGGCAGAAGATATATTCAACGAACTTCACAACTGTGGGCTTTCGCCGAATTCAGTAACCTATAATATGATGATGAAGTGCTATAGCAAAGCAGGGGAAGTAGACAAAGCCATAGATCTTTTGTCTGAGATGATAAGGAAAGGGTGTGAACCAGATGTTATGATAATTAATTCTTTAATCGACACACTTTACAAGGCTGGTCGTGTTGATGAAGCGTGGAAGATGTTCAGCAGGTTGAAGAGTTCGAGGCTAGCTCCTACAGTTGTGACGTACAACATTTTACTTACCGGTCTCGGTAGAGAGGGAAATATCAGAAATGCCCTTGAATTATTCAGTAGTATGACCGAGTCTGGATGCCCTCCAAACACGATAACTTTTAACTCGCTCTTGGACTGTCTTTCCAAGAATGATGCAGTTGATTTGGCGCTGAAGATGTTCTGTAGAATGACAACAATGAACTGTAAACCTGATGTTTTTTCATACAACTCTATCATCTATGGCTTGATAAGAGAAGGCAGAACCGATTACGCGTTTTGGTTTTTTCATCAGATGAAGAAATTTCTTTCCCCTGACTATGTAACTTTGTGCACGCTCCTTCCCGGAGTTGTGCGATGTGGAAGGATTGATGATTCGATCAAGATTGTAATGgaatttgtacatcaagaaggttTACAGACGAAGTCACAATTCTGGGAAGAACTAATGGAATGCATTTTAACCGAAGCGGAAATAGAGGATAGCATTTCATTTGCTGAAATTTTGGTTTGCAATTCTGTTTGCCAAGATGATCATGTAATGTTACCTCTAATTAGAGTTCTGTGTAAGCGGAAGAAGACCCTCTACGCTCAAAATGTATTCGATAAATTCACCAAAATATTGGGAATTCACCCAACCCTAGAATCGTATAATTGCTTGATGGATGGGCTTCTTAGATCTAGTTTCACTGAAAAAGCTCTAGAACTTTTcgaagagatgaagaacgcaGGTTGTCACCCGAATCATTTCACTTACAACTTGTTGCTTGATGCTCATGGTAAATCTAAGAGTATCAATGAACTCTATGATCTATACAGCGAGATGCGTTGTAAGGGATGCGAGCCTAATGTGATAACTCATAATATTATCATCTCCGCGCTTGTGAAATCTAACAACTTGAATAAGGCTTTGGATTTATATTACGAACTCATGAGTGGTAATTTCTCTCCAACTCCTTCTACATATGGTCCTCTTATAGATGGTCTTTTAAAAGCTGGAAGATCTGAGCAAGCAATGAAGATTTTCGAGGAGATGTTAGATTATCAATGCATGCCCAACAGTGTTATTTACAATATTCTCATCAACGGATTTGGGAAATCGGGCGAAATCGATGTTGCTTGTGACTTGTTCAAAAAGATGGTTAAAGAAGGAATAAGGCCAGACTTGAAATCTTACAGCATTCTTGTAGAAAGTTTGTGCATAAGTGGTAGAGTTGACGAAGCTTTCCAGTACTTTCAGGAACTAAAGTTGACCGGTCTTGATCCTGATACAGTTTCGTACAATTTTATAATCAACGGGCTCGCAAAATCGCGTAGATTTGAAGAAGCACTTTCTCTTTTAAATGAAATGAAGAATAGAAGAGTTTCTCCTGATCTTTACACTTACAATGCGTTGATTTTACATCTTGGAATTGCTGGAAAGGTAGACCTGGCTGTAAAGATGTTTGAGGAACTTCAACTTGTGGGTCTAGAACCAAGTGTTTTCACGTATAATGCTCTCATCCGCGGTTATAGTTTGTCGGGAAATAAAGACCAAGCCTTCTCTGTCTTCAAGAAGATGATGGTTGTCGGGTGTAGCCCTAACGCAGGAACATATGCTCAATTGCCTAATAAATGTTGATTTTATTGCAAAGTATATATTTAACCATTTTGTTGTGTAAGTTTTTGATCTCAAAAGGGTGATATGAGGGTAATTATTGTAAATTTTTTACTAGATAATTTGTTATATTAACTTTTGATCATTGTTGTTTGTTCAAGGGATATACTTTGCTTTGTTTGCCTAAACAATTTCAATGGCATGTATCTAGCATGTGGTTTTATGCAAATTATGCACTTCAACCAACATTTCCTTGCTGATAAATGCTGACAATTGTATAATTTTTGAGGATCAACCCTGTCCATATGTCCGTAACACTGTCACTGGCTGAGTATTTTTATCATACCAAGTTTCATATAAAAAGGGCTTCTAAAAATTTACCGTAAAAAAATTAGCTTAattgataaaatattattttagaaagagATTatcttgattcaaaaaaaaaaaggagattatcttaaaatgcaaatgttaagaattctgttttgattatttttttatgtataaatTCAATCGATATATAGTTCTTTATATCCAGTTTATGGCCCTAATATAACATAATATTGTTGCATAGATGCCAATAAACTGTGTTACAAAGTAGATATATGTTTAGGTAAATGAAAGGAACTTATAACAACAGTTTATAAGTTTTCTTGAGACACTCTTTCAAAATAATATCTGCTTTTATATACTGTTTTTACTCTTTTACTTCACTCTTCACTAACGACATAATAGGCACAAGCACAACAGTCAATCAGCTTTTTATTTGAATCCACATGGTAGATCAAGCAGAGCAGATTTATGGAGTAAAATATAGACACTAGAAAAATTCTGATATTATTATAGTTATCAAAATAACTACTGCATATAATGTCAGATAAAAGGGGAATGGACATGCAGAAAACAAAATATGCACTTGTGTACACTACTACTATACATTTGGGGTGAATATGTGTGTGCCTATTATATATGTAGAATGCATATTTGAACTGTGTGTCTATTAGGTATTATACAGAATGCATATTTGAACAGTTGCAACAGAATACAGTACTAAACTTCTTTCGGTTCAACTTGTGATTCAgcttgttcttttgatgaggattggTCTTGTGCTGGTGCACTGAACTAAGCAGGTTTTTTGAACTGGACCAAGATCATAGTCATGTTATCACATCCTTCGCCACCAGCAGTTGATGGTGCCAAACACCGGTCAAACACTCTTTCGCACACAGCAGACAGTTTTGTTTCCTGAAAGATGATTATTGCGATAGATCATTCAAAGGTTACCGACCATacaaattttactataaattcTAATGCATTAAGTGATATACTAGAGGTTCAGTAAAAGAAAATGGTTATTAAAGATTAGTGCAAGCTGTCCATGGCAAAGAAACGTGATATGTTACTGAGCACTAGCAGAATGATTTATTTATTCTCTCAAACAAAATAATGCTAGGGGAAATATCAGAATGATTGTCCATGAAAGTACCAGGCACTGCATTCAATATCATTGATAAGTATTAACAAATCTTTGAATAATTATGACAGCTATTATCAACAATAGGAAATAAATTAAAACTTAGATCTCACCGAACGCAGTTGTTCATGAACAAAATCTACCAATTGTTGACTTGACAAGCAGTCCCTGAAATAATCAGTTGAAATCGATGATTATTTTAAAACAGGAAGTATGAAGGGGCATGTGCAACCTAAACTATTTCAAAATCAAACCAAGTGATAACATTTTATTGAGCAAATTATTGATCTCTCAGATAGATCACGATACAATGTTCAGAATCAAATGGACATATGAAAGCATAAGAAGCGTACCATATGCCATCACAAGCTAGAACCATAAATTCATCTTCATCACAAAGTTCAacctataataataatatcaaagcAAAAATAATATATCAATCATAAGTCATAACATATGAAATTATTATGGGTTATACCATAGAGAAAATGGGAAATGTGGCATATATGTGTATCACTGAGACTGTTAGTTGAATTGCATCAGTGACAAACTTACAGTGTTAATATCTGGATTGGCAGTTACAACTTGTTTTTCAGCAGGAAGAAATTTGTTCTGTTTAAATTCCATGTCACCTGCAGTAAATTGAAATTTATTAAAGAATGGCAACTTTATACCCAATCTCACCCCTCAAAAAAGTTAACAACAATCACATAGGTAAGTTACCAATAGCTCTTGTAAGGTTTAAACTGCCATTTACTCTTCCGGCATGAATAAAACCACCAGCTTTCGAAATTCTTTCCTTCTCAATCTCAAGATCAGGTTTGTGGTCTATAGACAAATTGTATGCCTGCAGAAAAGATCTGTAATTATACTATGTGTGTAATTATGCACGAGATCTATAACTTCGATAAAACTGAGAAATGTAGTCTGCTCGAGAGACAAACCACTTTCAATAACTAGAAAACATTCCCCAAACCAATTTGACTCATAAAATTAAGAGGTACACAATTTTTCCAATGTGCAGTACTCAGGCATATGAAAACAGCATTTTATATTTATCTGTATATGCATTTGTGTACTACTGTCTGTATACATCAATATTAAAGAACTTCCATCTAGAGTGTTACCTGTCCCTTCCGAGATATTACACAACGTGAATCACCAGCATTTGCGACAAGAAGTTGGTTGTTTCTAATAACTGCAACACAGGCTGTGCTTCCTGAAGTTGGTCCAGCAAAATCAGAATGAGGCCCCTGATTCCAGTAAATAAAGTTAAATCAGGAAGATGCATAGAATGTGTAACATAACATAATAGGCTCACATAAAACAAGCATGTCGGGAGAAACATAATACTATTATCCAAGAACATGATACTTCCTTGCTCTAATTTAAATTATCCAATTAATCTGTACTTACGAGTATTAAACTATCCTCGAATGTCGGACCTACCTCCTCACAAGCCCAATCATCAACTCTGCTAATACCATTGCTGCTTCGTGGAGACCAAATCAGCCCTTCTATCATCCCAGTAAACTTGTTTATCTTATCTCCCAAGATTGATAGCTCCCTCCATCCTCTCTGACCACGCATCATCTCATCCATTCTGCATAGTCATGAAAATACCAGTTTATAACTTTGTTCCTTTTCATATTTTAGTTTAGAAGGGGGAGACAGAGAACTACACACTAGGAACCAGAAGAACTTTTTCTGCTAATCAATTACAACAGGAGAGACAGAAGATATAATGTCATACATCATGTCTACTCAATAATGTAAGTTATGGAACAGAATAAATTGAAGACTATACAATGCAATACCATGATTAATAACTAACATGCGGGCTACAACTTGTCAATGAAAAAAGATACACTGTTTCTTCATACTCCTCCCATTTAGTTGATGCATGAAACATGACTAAGTAAATATAATTGAGACCATTATCAACGGTGTTTCTTTGTATGTTAAAGAAGAAATGATGTAGAGTAAGaaatacaaaacaaaaattttagctgatggaaggtcttgaacagtATAAAATCTCAAATTCGGGCATATAGAATACATGCAGAGGAACTTCCATTAAGCATATAGACAGACCCTGTTTTCATCTCACCTTAAAAATGATTCTTGAAGAGAGGTTCCAATATCTCCAACTAAGTATGCTTCACTTTTAAGCATCTGTTGGTGAAGAAACTTAGCACAAAACTTTGCAACCACCTTACCTGAAATTTTTAGTAGTAAGTAAAGCATACATAACAAAACTTTGACAAcgaattagaaaatttcttttgGATTTTCTCCTTAACCAAaatacaattttataaaaaataaaatgcatgATGGTTTAGACTTAATAACAATGATCCTCAGATTAGGATTTCTCATAATGACTCAACCCCAATTAAAACTTAATAGAAGAACCTATTGAATCATAATTGAAGTTAAAGATGCATGTTTGAAAAAGGCAACTGTATGCATTTATCACCAAGGAAAGATGACATTTGCAATTCGCAACAAAGTAGTAATAAACCTAACATTCTTCCATCAATCAAATTAGCCAAACATTTTCGAATCTTACCTCCATGACCGTCATAAACACCGAAAAACGAAGTAGACTCATCCAGATCAGTATACGCAGCATGctaacaaaagaaaaaagagtaaAAAATCATCAGCATATTAACAAACCAACCAAAATCAACTGAATGAATCACAACATACAAACAACATCACATTCATTCCCGAAATCGCAATTCACCGAA
Encoded proteins:
- the LOC131660694 gene encoding pentatricopeptide repeat-containing protein At4g31850, chloroplastic-like; translation: MTVSLLCSSTTTCCNSMQFCFTLTDTNFYVLTNHGLFRGGTNFVKMKTFSNGSLLNWKKNGRKHVGHRAFRTRCTHESDLVVVKGKKNKTKVSSEEVMTVLKSISDPNSVFSYFKLVSQLPKFVHTTDACNYMLEFLREHGRVEDMVFVFNLMQKQVIYRSLDTYMTIFKALSIKGGIGRANFALCKMKQAGFILNAYSYNGLIYMLLPGFCKEALMVYRRMISEGMKPSMKTYSALMVALGRRRDTENIMKLLEEMKRIGLRPNIYTYTICIRALGRAGRIDDAWGIFKEMDDEGCGPDVITYTVLIDALCAAGKLDKAEELYVKMRASDHSPDRVTYITLMDKFGKVGDLEKVERFWNEMEADDYAPDVVTYTILIEALCKSGDVDRAFSMLDVMTREGILPNLHTYNTLICGFLKARKLDKAIELFENMESVGVKPTAFSYVLFIDYYGKLGDPGKALDTFEKMKERGIMPSIAACNASLYTLAETGQIKEAEDIFNELHNCGLSPNSVTYNMMMKCYSKAGEVDKAIDLLSEMIRKGCEPDVMIINSLIDTLYKAGRVDEAWKMFSRLKSSRLAPTVVTYNILLTGLGREGNIRNALELFSSMTESGCPPNTITFNSLLDCLSKNDAVDLALKMFCRMTTMNCKPDVFSYNSIIYGLIREGRTDYAFWFFHQMKKFLSPDYVTLCTLLPGVVRCGRIDDSIKIVMEFVHQEGLQTKSQFWEELMECILTEAEIEDSISFAEILVCNSVCQDDHVMLPLIRVLCKRKKTLYAQNVFDKFTKILGIHPTLESYNCLMDGLLRSSFTEKALELFEEMKNAGCHPNHFTYNLLLDAHGKSKSINELYDLYSEMRCKGCEPNVITHNIIISALVKSNNLNKALDLYYELMSGNFSPTPSTYGPLIDGLLKAGRSEQAMKIFEEMLDYQCMPNSVIYNILINGFGKSGEIDVACDLFKKMVKEGIRPDLKSYSILVESLCISGRVDEAFQYFQELKLTGLDPDTVSYNFIINGLAKSRRFEEALSLLNEMKNRRVSPDLYTYNALILHLGIAGKVDLAVKMFEELQLVGLEPSVFTYNALIRGYSLSGNKDQAFSVFKKMMVVGCSPNAGTYAQLPNKC
- the LOC131660695 gene encoding probable protein phosphatase 2C 60 isoform X1, whose amino-acid sequence is MGIYLSTPKTEKFSEDGESDNLRYGLSSMQGWRATMEDAHAAYTDLDESTSFFGVYDGHGGKVVAKFCAKFLHQQMLKSEAYLVGDIGTSLQESFLRMDEMMRGQRGWRELSILGDKINKFTGMIEGLIWSPRSSNGISRVDDWACEEVGPTFEDSLILGPHSDFAGPTSGSTACVAVIRNNQLLVANAGDSRCVISRKGQAYNLSIDHKPDLEIEKERISKAGGFIHAGRVNGSLNLTRAIGDMEFKQNKFLPAEKQVVTANPDINTVELCDEDEFMVLACDGIWDCLSSQQLVDFVHEQLRSETKLSAVCERVFDRCLAPSTAGGEGCDNMTMILVQFKKPA
- the LOC131660695 gene encoding probable protein phosphatase 2C 60 isoform X2 produces the protein MGIYLSTPKTEKFSEDGESDNLRYGLSSMQGWRATMEDAHAAYTDLDESTSFFGVYDGHGGKVVAKFCAKFLHQQMLKSEAYLVGDIGTSLQESFLRMDEMMRGQRGWRELSILGDKINKFTGMIEGLIWSPRSSNGISRVDDWACEEGPHSDFAGPTSGSTACVAVIRNNQLLVANAGDSRCVISRKGQAYNLSIDHKPDLEIEKERISKAGGFIHAGRVNGSLNLTRAIGDMEFKQNKFLPAEKQVVTANPDINTVELCDEDEFMVLACDGIWDCLSSQQLVDFVHEQLRSETKLSAVCERVFDRCLAPSTAGGEGCDNMTMILVQFKKPA